Below is a genomic region from Triticum dicoccoides isolate Atlit2015 ecotype Zavitan chromosome 5A, WEW_v2.0, whole genome shotgun sequence.
ATATCAACAACTGCAGCTCATAGGTAGCCAGGAAGGGTTGTCATCCGCCAATCTCTTTTGAGATTACTCACCGACCTTGAGCAACGAGAAGGAACCAAGCCAATTTCTTTGTGATTACCCGTCGACCTTGAGCAACGAGAAGGCACTGAGAAAGGCAGCAGCACATTCAGAATGTCAATGATTCAACTACAAATCTAAACAATAGCTCAAATTCAAATTGCATCGACTTGGGAGTGCTTCAGTAATGTCACAAAGTGTCCTTAAAAGTGGGAAACGAGAGAAGGCAATCAAAATTGATAACAAAACGAAGTTCAAAAGAGAACAACAAACCTGACATAGTGACATTCCCCCTGTCTTCATGCTAATCCGGTTTCAGCTTTCTTAATTTCAAATATAAGTTCCGTCCACAACGAGAGAATAAACTTTTCTGCAGAATCATCCATAAGAGATACAAGGGCCTCCAACATTCTAGGTGCGTCTACATGCTCTTTGGTTGATGCAACAACATATTCCACAAACTCTGCTATTTCCTCGCCAAAAACTTCAATCGACTTCTCTGAAACCCAATGCCTCATTCTCTCATGCAATCCATGCTGCAAGAAAGAAAAGGTGTATTTGATGGTATAAGAATGAGATGGGGGTTCATATTTAAAACAGTCTGCAAGGCAACAAATTGACTGGTTCTCATTTCGAGTTTGCCTAATTCAAACATCTTTTTCAAGTATGGAAATTTAAAATGGAAAAAGGTAGATAATTCTGTTTCACCTTATCATAAATTGCCCAATTAACATCATAAGCAAATAGTTCTTCCTTCGTCTTAGGGATAGCAGCAAGCAACTGTTCTGCATCCAAAGTTTCCTTGTTCCCTGACTTGGATGTAGCTTGCAATTCAGAATTCACCTTTTCTCCTGGGGAACTGCTGTTCAGCTTATCTGAGACTAGCACTGGTACAGATACAATGCCCTTACCTTCACCATTGCTCTTATGAAACCCATCTACTGTCCAACAAAGCAAGACCAAAGTCAGCTGCAAGGTAGCTACACTATGGGGAAGGTATTGTAAATTAAGAAACGAAAAAATACACTCACTTTCCCTGCGCTGACGTTTCCTCTCGTGTTCAATTGTAGATTCAGGCTCCATGGGAACATACGTTGATGATATCGCATCAATTTGCAGAGAAGGCTTTCCAGCTGAAATCACTTCTTTATCTTTCCAACCTTGCAAACAAACAACTTTATTTTCCCCTAAATGTTCCTCTTTTTCACGTTGTCTCTTGCTTGTCCTTTCCTCCAGTGCACCACTCCTTGTATGACCATCGCCTTTCTCATCACTGATGCTTGTAGATGCCTGAACAGACTGAATTGGTGAACCCAGAAATTTACACCTCATTCTCTCTTCAACCATACTGTGTATCGTTTGCATAGCAGCCATATCAGTTTCATTGGCCTTCTCTTCTGTAGTATTCTCACAGTATTTCTGAAGGTGCTGGCTCGTGGCTTCATTGACATTAACCTGTTTAAACCCAAAAATAAGCATGGATCAGAACAGAATAAGCATTTCACAAGATTGAACCCCGGGGTGTGCAGACAGAAGCTTTACTTTTCTAATGTTCAGGCAAAATTTGCAAACGAAATTGAAAAGgtttattttttttcaaatgcaGGTTCTCCTACGCCATGAGCTTTATACAAAAATATTCCAAAGGTGGCCAATTCCTCATTAAGAAAGAAGAGCATAGAAATATTAATGCTTGTAATGAAAGCTGCAAAGTCACAGTTGATTTGTAAGCACAATAACATCAACGGAAGCAACTTTACAAGGATAACTTCCTTTTATAGACAACCCACTGTAATCAATAAAATACTAAGATGATTTCTCAAATATTATCAGAACTTTGAATATTATATGATCTACACTACAAATGTTTTAAACAACACTGCAGAAGAATAGAGATCATTATTAGTTCTGTCAAGCCAATAAACCATCATTcactattaattaattaatttagtcTAACAAAACTTTACACCGATGCCACTAGTTTCAAAGCAAATTCAGTTTTTAAGACCTTCTAAGAGCAATATCATTCCCGTTAGGTCCAATTACGCACATGCCACCCCGCCATCCATTTAACAACTAGTGCGACATGAAATAATCAAATTACCCTTAGGTCCCCACATGGCAAAGCCATCTCCCCACTCACTGGTgcatgggcccacctgtcagcccatcTTCTCACTCTGGAGAGGTGCACCAAGCCGCTCCCCACTACTCCACCCGAATTCACAATGGCAGAGCCACCTCTAGGTGACCCAAGGCGGCTACCCAGGCTTGCAGGCTTGACCTGCAAGCCTCTATTGAAAAGACATGCGTATTAGAGCTTGGTGATGATGATTTTATAGGCAGATTTTCATTGACCTAGAAGCAGTTAGGCTTTGCCCAGGCTCCCACAACTGGCTGGCTCCGCCACTGATCACATGGATGTGGGACTATTCTCCCAATTCAATTGTTGAATTTATACTGATGTTAGCACAATATTTTTCAAAATGATGTAAATCCACAAGAGATATGTGATGTACTACAAAAGTCATAAAATAAATTGCCAATCCGATAATGACATATCTAACTAGGGCCAACTCCTTTCCAAGAAATCATATATCTTAGTCTGTACATTTATCTATGGATGTTGCAAGCAAAAATGACATGCAGACCAGTACATACCAACAGCTCTTGACCATCAATTCTTAGTTTGTTGAGCAACCGCCACGCACGAAGACTGCCTTCGGCAGATTCAAAATCACAAAAGCCAAACCCAGTAGGAGTTCCACCAATTGGATTTGTGACTGGATCCCAACTTTTTACAATTCCACAGACCTGTAGCAAAAATAAGGCACATATACACATCACTATCTACTCCATTATTCCAAAGCATATGTCATCTAATGCTTCATAGCTTTTCCTTTTATAAACTCCAACTAACTAGCTTTTATCTATAATAAATATTATGTAACATGCTTTGCCAGAATCTAATAGGTCAATACAATCTTAAGAGATGATCTTATGAGCTAGGTTGTAAGTACTATAAGTTCACAAGAGGCAAATTTAACAATATACCTGAAGAAGAGAAAGAACAAAGTCATTGTCCACTGTTGATGCAATCTTGCCAACATATACTTTAAATTGTGGCTCATTAACTGGAGGAACAGGTGCGATATGAGGTCTAGTCACAGCTCCAGGACCAAAATCAGTAGCTGGAGGAACAGGTGTCATAGGTGGTCTAGTCACGGCTCCATGACCTAAGACGTTAGCTGGAGGAACAGGCGCAATAGGTGGTGTAGTCACAGCTCCATGACCAAAAACGTTAGCTGGAGGAAGAGGCGCGATAGGTGGTCTAGTCACAGCTCCAGGACCAAAAACGTTAGCTGAAGGAAGAGGTGCGATAGGTGGTCTAGTCACAGCTCCAGGACCAAAAATGTTAGCTGNNNNNNNNNNNNNNNNNNNNNNNNNNNNNNNNNNNNNNNNNNNNNNNNNNNNNNNNNNNNNNNNNNNNNNNNNNNNNNNNNNNNNNNNNNNNNNNNNNNNNNNNNNNNNNNNNNNNNNNNNNNNNNNNNNNNNNNNNNNNNNNNNNNNNNNNNNNNNNNNNNNNNNNNNNNNNNNNNNNNNNNNNNNNNNNNNNNNNNNNNNNNNNNNNNNNNNNNNNNNNNNNNNNNNNNNNNNNNNNNNNNNNNNNNNNNNNNNNNNNNNNNNNNNNNNNNNNNNNNNNNNNNNNNNNNNNNNNNNNNNNNNNNNNNNNNNNNNNNNNNNNNNNNNNNNNNNNNNNNNNNNNNNNNNNNNNNNNNNNNNNNNNNNNNNNNNNNNNNNNNNNNNNNNNNNNNNNNNNNNNNNNNNNNNNNNNNNNNNNNNNNNNNNNNNNNNNNNNNNNNNNNNNNNNNNNNNNNNNNNNTCCAGGACCAAAAACATTAGCTGGGGGAACAAGTGCGATAGGTGGTCTAGCCATGGCTCCAGGACCAAAAACATTAGCGGGAGGAACAAATGCGATAGGTGGTCTAGTCACGGCTCCAGGACCAAAAACATTAGCTGCAGGAACAGGTGTCATAAGTGGTCGTGGTCTTGTCATGGCTCCAGGACCAAAAACATTAGCTGGAGGAACAGGTGTGATAGGTGGTCTAGTCACGGCTCCAGGACCAAAAGCTCCATCAATTACCGCTGGCCGCTGATGTGATAACACACTAACAGGATGATATGTGTGGCTTGGATGGAAGCCTGGAAGACCTGCACAGATAGGATACTGTTATATATACCTAAGGATCTACAGCAGAAAAAAACATTAACAAAATCCGCCTGCCATATTACTAAGAATTCAGCAATCCAAACACATAATGCATGATTTATCCTTGCAGACAAATCAACTTGGCGACCAAACAGAAACAAAATAACTTACAACTAGTTAACTACAGGAAATGAACCTATGAATAGGTTAACATCATTCAGCATAGACATGCAAGTAAGTTCAGTGCAGAATAACCCAAGATAAAACATTATACTGCTCTGATAGGTTTTCTTCACAAAATTCAGAGAGATCGTACATGACTGCGAATTTGTAATACATTACCAGTATAAAGAAACTGAtgataaatactccctctgtccggaattacttgtcacggaaatggatgtatctagacatattttagttttaaatacatccatttttattttatttctgcgacacgtaatttgggacggagggagtaccttgctaTCAGTACAAATAATCAGCATTGTGTTTATGAAGTTTTCATATTTCTGCAACCTGGAGGCAGATTTATGTAGATATCCAAATTTGAACCTAAACAAACACAATTGTTTGTAGCAACTATTTGCAGAACTCGGAAAGATCATGGTAACATAACCAATGTACTACAATGTACGAAATATTTACAAAATGCTTTGCTGTCAATGGACTCTCATTAAAATGGTTGGGATGACTTGAACATAAAAAATGAAAATAATAAAGCGCACATTTTGGAAATGTCACAATTGAAGTTTGCAAAAATCCACAGTACGATGAAGTACGTAAACAACATGCACACTAACTCAAGCAAAAAGGTAAGTTACAGCATGTAATCAGTTAGACAACCGAAATACTATGCACTGCATTTGATTTAATGTAACAAGACAGACAATAAGCATTACCAAACACATCAAGGTCGTGGAAGCAAACCAAAACACACCAAAGGTCGTGTAAGATCATTAGATCATCTGAAACAAACAAGGCTCGCCTTTCTCGTAAGGCAGTGCATCAGGGCACAGCCAATACTGTTACAGAGAAGCAGTCagtcaacgataaaattgttaatcatAATACAAATGCAGCCATTTCTATATTCTAAAACCAAATCTCCACCTGTAAAAAGAACAAATCACTAGAATCTGAATCAGTCATCCGTCCCTTCTAAATTGCTAGGTCAGTTGCAAAAATTGAGTTCGGCAAAAGCGATCAACAATGTTCGTCGCAATAATTAAACCTACCGAACGGGTTAAGGGGGGTGCCTGGGTGCGGACCGAATCCACCCGGCGGTTGTGGTGGAGGCTGGTATACGCGAGGCCCATGGAAAGTGCCGGGTGGCAAGACGGGCGGAAATACCAGCGGCCGCCGCGTTTGGTAGAAGGGCGCCGGGTACGGCGCCGGCCGCGGAACGCCGGGGGGCTGGAAGGGGCCAGCAAACGCGATCGGGGCGGGGTTGGGCCTGGGGGTGGGGGTCGCAGCGTTCATCGGTTGGTTGGGTTGGGCGGCGGCGGGTGGGCGCGACATGGCGGCCGCCAGTACCACGGCGGGGGCGGAAGCGGGGAGGCAGCGGGCAACAAGAAAGCTAGGGCAGATCTGGAGGAGAACACTCGGCGTGCGTACGAGAACTAAGAGGGAACTCTGGAGGGAGGTTTAGGGTTAAATTCCCCACGCTTCCATGGTGGCACGGTATTCTCTTCTAGGTCTAGGCCTTTAGGGTTCTTCGCCCTCTCCCCGCCGCCGTGTCacaccccacgccgccgccgcccccctccaAACCAATGCACCGATGAATGCTGCCACCCACACGGCCAGGTTCAACCCCACCGCGATTTCGTTCACTGGCCCCTTCCAAGCCATCGGCGTTCCGCCGCCGGTGTCGTACCCGGCGCCCTTCTACCTCATGTGTCCCGCCTCAGTATTTTCACGTCGTCACGCCGTCCGGCGCTTTCCCCCGAACCTCGCTTGTGTGGGGCTTCGTCGGgtggattccatctatgcccaggcACCCTCTTCCTTGTATGGCTTTTCTTGTGGGATTTTGATGCGGTGGAAGAAATCTCATCTACGTGAGTTGCTAAGTTTTTTTATAGACAGTGACTGTTTATTATCAATTAATGCACGACAAACGATGAGCATATCTCGCACGTCATCGTGACGTGTTGCAAGGATGTCATTGGTTAAAATTTTGATAGCGCACCACACATTTGGTGATTAAATGGGGGGGGAGAAAATCAAAAGAAAGATTTGGAATTATTGATGTTTTATTTCCTTCTCCCTGAACCCCACGTGAAGCCCGGAAAGGGCAATTACTTGTTTTAGGAAAACTTATAATTCTCACTAAAGATAGAAGCTACAAGGAGGCTAGTGCTAGGTGAGTACACGTGTGCGCTTTTGCTATGATCTAAGCATTCCATAAGAAGTCCAAACTCGGTATAAGCCTAGCATGCAAATAGTTTGATATGTTACATCTCTAGCCCCAACCTGCTCCATGGTCAAGTTGATTACAATATAAATGAGATATTTATAATGTTGTGTGCATGTTTGTACCATTGCAAGGATGTTGTCAGCGAGTGTAGTATTGTAGGAATGTATGTATGGGGGGCAAGGGTTTCATCAAAATTCAAGCCTTCAACTTGAGAGAAATATTGAGCCCCTAATCTTGCATTGTTTCTAATGATCACTTCATACTCGtctttgcttgttcttgaagactcATTTGGTTCCGATCATGTTATAACCCTCTTTTCGATTGGCCTCTTCACAATGACCCCATCTTTTATCATGGGTGAAGTTGTTTAACTCTTCTTGCATGGCAACAATCAATCTGGTTCCATCAAGGCTTGTTGTACCTTAAGTGACTCAAAACTAGGGGAAAAAGAGAAGCGAGCACAAGAATTAGTCAACCATTTACAAGTGACTACCCTTGTGACAATCCACTTAAGACATTGCCAACTTGAACCCGGTCGGACACTAAAGGCATGGAGGAAGGTGGATCTTGAGGATCTTCGTCATCCCTTGAACTTTCGTCTTCATCCTGTTCATCCACGGTTAGAGCTTGGGATTAATCACTTGCTGTACTTGCTCCATCTTAAGCTTGATCATTTGTTTGATCTTGTGCTTGATGATCATGGACTTTTTCTTGCTCTTGATCTTGCACAGCAACTTGGTCTTCTTGATGATCTTGCTCGTTCTATTGTGAGGGGTCTTATTCTTGTTATTGGAAGCTAGGTACATCTTGATCAATGTGATCTACATGTGGTGTAAGCCTTGATGGTAAAATGATGGTGCTTGAGGTTTCTTCGTCATTGAT
It encodes:
- the LOC119301461 gene encoding uncharacterized protein LOC119301461 isoform X2 — protein: MSRPPAAAQPNQPMNAATPTPRPNPAPIAFAGPFQPPGVPRPAPYPAPFYQTRRPLVFPPVLPPGTFHGPRVYQPPPQPPGGFGPHPGTPLNPFGLPGFHPSHTYHPVSVLSHQRPAVIDGAFGPGAVTRPPITPVPPANVFGPGAMTRPRPLMTPVPAANVFGPGAVTRPPIAFVPPANVFGPGAMARPPIALVPPANVFGPGAVTRPPIAPLPSANVFGPGAVTRPPIAPLPPANVFGHGAVTTPPIAPVPPANVLGHGAVTRPPMTPVPPATDFGPGAVTRPHIAPVPPVNEPQFKVYVGKIASTVDNDFVLSLLQVCGIVKSWDPVTNPIGGTPTGFGFCDFESAEGSLRAWRLLNKLRIDGQELLVNVNEATSQHLQKYCENTTEEKANETDMAAMQTIHSMVEERMRCKFLGSPIQSVQASTSISDEKGDGHTRSGALEERTSKRQREKEEHLGENKVVCLQGWKDKEVISAGKPSLQIDAISSTYVPMEPESTIEHERKRQRRENGFHKSNGEGKGIVSVPVLVSDKLNSSSPGEKVNSELQATSKSGNKETLDAEQLLAAIPKTKEELFAYDVNWAIYDKHGLHERMRHWVSEKSIEVFGEEIAEFVEYVVASTKEHVDAPRMLEALVSLMDDSAEKFILSLWTELIFEIKKAETGLA
- the LOC119301461 gene encoding uncharacterized protein LOC119301461 isoform X3; translation: MILHDLWCVLVCFHDLDVFGLPGFHPSHTYHPVSVLSHQRPAVIDGAFGPGAVTRPPITPVPPANVFGPGAMTRPRPLMTPVPAANVFGPGAVTRPPIAFVPPANVFGPGAMARPPIALVPPANVFGPGAVTRPPIAPLPSANVFGPGAVTRPPIAPLPPANVFGHGAVTTPPIAPVPPANVLGHGAVTRPPMTPVPPATDFGPGAVTRPHIAPVPPVNEPQFKVYVGKIASTVDNDFVLSLLQVCGIVKSWDPVTNPIGGTPTGFGFCDFESAEGSLRAWRLLNKLRIDGQELLVNVNEATSQHLQKYCENTTEEKANETDMAAMQTIHSMVEERMRCKFLGSPIQSVQASTSISDEKGDGHTRSGALEERTSKRQREKEEHLGENKVVCLQGWKDKEVISAGKPSLQIDAISSTYVPMEPESTIEHERKRQRREIDGFHKSNGEGKGIVSVPVLVSDKLNSSSPGEKVNSELQATSKSGNKETLDAEQLLAAIPKTKEELFAYDVNWAIYDKHGLHERMRHWVSEKSIEVFGEEIAEFVEYVVASTKEHVDAPRMLEALVSLMDDSAEKFILSLWTELIFEIKKAETGLA
- the LOC119301461 gene encoding uncharacterized protein LOC119301461 isoform X1, which encodes MSRPPAAAQPNQPMNAATPTPRPNPAPIAFAGPFQPPGVPRPAPYPAPFYQTRRPLVFPPVLPPGTFHGPRVYQPPPQPPGGFGPHPGTPLNPFGLPGFHPSHTYHPVSVLSHQRPAVIDGAFGPGAVTRPPITPVPPANVFGPGAMTRPRPLMTPVPAANVFGPGAVTRPPIAFVPPANVFGPGAMARPPIALVPPANVFGPGAVTRPPIAPLPSANVFGPGAVTRPPIAPLPPANVFGHGAVTTPPIAPVPPANVLGHGAVTRPPMTPVPPATDFGPGAVTRPHIAPVPPVNEPQFKVYVGKIASTVDNDFVLSLLQVCGIVKSWDPVTNPIGGTPTGFGFCDFESAEGSLRAWRLLNKLRIDGQELLVNVNEATSQHLQKYCENTTEEKANETDMAAMQTIHSMVEERMRCKFLGSPIQSVQASTSISDEKGDGHTRSGALEERTSKRQREKEEHLGENKVVCLQGWKDKEVISAGKPSLQIDAISSTYVPMEPESTIEHERKRQRREIDGFHKSNGEGKGIVSVPVLVSDKLNSSSPGEKVNSELQATSKSGNKETLDAEQLLAAIPKTKEELFAYDVNWAIYDKHGLHERMRHWVSEKSIEVFGEEIAEFVEYVVASTKEHVDAPRMLEALVSLMDDSAEKFILSLWTELIFEIKKAETGLA